Within Peromyscus leucopus breed LL Stock chromosome 7, UCI_PerLeu_2.1, whole genome shotgun sequence, the genomic segment CAGATGAAAGAATTCAGGGTGATCAGAGAGTGCTAAAGAGGTGTTAGTGGGTAGCATCTCCATGGAGTTCTCCTTCATGGTTAGAATTCAGACATTCCAGATTCATGACACTGTGACAAGAGGACAGGAAACATTGTCGCTATACTTcagtttttagatttaatttaGACATCTGTTTTTCATAAGTATCACAGCAAAAGTGAATCTGCATCAGAAACCAACACTAACTATGGAGGCATCTCCCTCCAATTTTATTGTAGGAAGGCCTCTGGTGAGGAAAGACCAGAGATGGATGAATGTTGAATACTTCTTAGTATATTCTTTATCTTgtgatatttttttcagaaatcaTAATGAAAGTCAATATCAGTTGCTTTGTGACTTAAGTTTTTTGTGGCTGCACAAGCTGATTCCATATGATTAGTCTAGGCTTGAAGAAACATTCCCAACATATCTGTCACAGTTACAAAAGACCCCTGGGTAGTCTGCTTCATCCTCTAATGCAGTTCAATGTTCTGTGTCCACAGGTTCCTTTAGAGAAGAATGGCCTCAGTAAATCTCTCTTTGGTGACCGAATTCATTCTGGTAGGATTAACAGACCAGCCTGAACTCCAAATGcccttgttctttctgtttctagcaATGTATCTGATCACTGCATTGGGGAATTTGTGTTTGATAATTCTGACTGTGCTGAATTCTCACCTCCACACTCCTatgtacttttttctctttaacttgTCCTTTATAGACCTCTGCTATTGCTCTGTTTTCACTCCCCAAATGCTGGTGAACTTTATATTAAGGAAGAATACAATTTCTTATGTGAAATGTATGACTCAAGtctatttcttttgcttctttgctATTTCTGAGTGTTATGTCTTGACTtcaatggcctatgatcgctacATGGCCATCTGCAATCCACTGTTGTATAATGTTGTCATGTCTCCTAAATTATGTTTGAACCTTATGCTTGGTTCCTACTTTATTGCATTTTCTGATGCAGTAGCTCACACTGCATGCATGCTGAGATTGACCTTCTGTGATGCCAGCACCATCAATCACTACTTCTGTGATATTCCTCCTTTGCTCCAGCTTTCCTGCACAAGTATGTATGTCAACGAacttgtcatttttattgttgtgagcATCAACATCATTGTTCCTACTTCAACTGTTTTTATCTCTTATGGtttcatcctctccagcatattCCGCATCAGTTCCTCTGAGGGCAGGTCCAAAGCCTTCGGTACCTGCAGCTCCCACATTTTTGCTGTGTCTCTGTTCTTTGGTTCAGGTGCATTTGTGTATTTCAAACCCCCCTCAGCTGGGTCTATGACTGAAGGTAAAATCTCTTCTGTCTTTTATACCAATGTGGTGCCCATGTTGAATCCCTTAATCTACAGCTTGAGGAACAGAGATATTAAATTTGCCCTGATGAAAAGCCTGAACAAGAAGAACTTTTGATGGTACAGGGTGGTCTTTATGCCTCTTGTTTTGGGCACAGAGCACAGTTTCAATTTGTGGGAAAAATTTCAGCAGAAAACTttactcttttggtttttttttcctagaaaacatttctgttttttatgtttttttttttttatttttgcaatggCAGAAACCCTTGTTATAATCATAAAAGCTAGTCTCTGtcctttttaattacaaaaagaaatttgAGTCTTctagatattattttaatatttttagagtttgctttcttcattttttgtcattttcacctttttctattctttttcttatctAAATTCACTGCCACTAAAAGAACTTACCTATTATCCCCCATTCATTACATCCTTACTTTTTTCCTCTTATATATTAAAAGATATATTCAAAATATCAAATGAAGTAACTTTAGAGTGCCATTCTCCACTGTCTGTGTGTTTCTCATTTTGAAAGTGAATTAAACATGTAATTTAAGaatttgattttcttcatttctgtacATGTTCCATTGGAAAGCAACATATTTCTTTCAACTGCCAATGTGACAGGTAGGATTTATGGGTAATCAATAGCTTAGTGAAAAGTGTAGAATTACCTAATGGTTCCATGTTTCAAACATGCCATTAACATAACTCTTTCcatatttgtattattatttagGAAATACAATTTTTAGAGTATATTTCAGTTTGAAATTTTATTGTGATTTGTCTGTGGAGTATACATGTGTCTATCATCATTGTAGTGGTTACTTTATTTTGGattattctttttgttattatttttgtttgcataGTAGGGAGTGAATTTCATCTACAGAATTAAAAATTGAATAATTTGAATGTTTTAAAGGCCtggtaattaaagaaaagaatatatggGACAGAAACTGTGCCAACAAAAGTTATCAAATGGGATCCAAGAAGACAATGAGTAAATAAGAGTCTTTCTCTGCAAAGAATGACTGATGCAGTTCTGAAAATCATGTTACTATCTGAATCTTAACTTTCTTCTGTAGAGCACTGCAAATATTTCCCTGGCTTTATTAATCTCACACAATCCTTCACACCTACAATGTCTGTGCAATAATAGTGATTTGAGAATGAAAAAGGTTTTATTGATAAATGGAAACAGACTATATTTGTTGAGTCCAAGTAGATTGAAGCCAGATAAGTCAAGGAATAAAGAACGAGTCATCACTGAGACACTAGTTAGGAAGAAGGCTTTAGAAAGTACAGGGCAGACAATGGAAGCCTTTTTATGtggtttcttttatcttttctggAAATTCCTGGAAATACTGTGAAGACTGAAACCTCTCTCTGGATAGGCTAAAAAGCATAAGTTAAttgacaataaagaaaataacccAAAGGAAGATCTAGAGACAAGTAAATCATTCCATTGTAGTTGACTTTCATACAAGAttccctgtgggagcccgttttcaggttcctagtggctttacccagcaggtccacataaaggatgattaggaccatgggcttgaatgcaggtgtctgagatggtctgcacttggctgtgctgtggggcgggtcttttgcttcaccccttggcacCTCTATAAATACCCCGGGGCCATTGGAAAAtgttccaggccctctggaggctatcctttattttctatctgtttatctctgcgatattctccgcaataaatccttctatctaatacttcctgcTGCTCATACTCAAGAAAACTCtagggagctgtggggttggagggtaaatgccccacaattcCCATACGAAATTTCTGggcaaaatgaacaaaatatcaccaaaatGGACTGTGTTGGCACAATAAAGCTATCAAGGACAGAAATTATTTCCACATAACTAATGAAGGGTTGGGTTTTTTCTTCATTAACTGACATGAAAAGATGAAGTGTTTACAGACAGGactcattttaaattattcaccTGAAACATGAAAAAATTGCAATAACTGGCAAGACTTTCCATTCTCAACAGAGGCTGTCCTGTACAATGGTTGTGAGGACAGTGGAACCCTGGGAACTTTTTAAAACAAGTCTCTCTGTCTAAGGgtaattattgtattttatatattaatgcaGCATCATGAACAGTAGTAAAACATATCCATGGTATAAATGCCTATATCAACAGACAGAGATAACTGTGTACACTACTGTAGAAGAGTCATTTGCCAGTTTTTTGTTGCAGTGAGGTGTGCCAGAATAGGTTAAGACAAATTAAATACCATTCTAACACTTGCTTTTTAGCCTTACTTTTGCAATTTGGGAATAATAATGAGGCCTCACTTAGATCATGCAGCTGTAAAGAAAGCCAGGaactgtggtgacatattgtgcaCCCTCATAAAgattgcctgaggatcagaggagagagccagccactagattagacacagaggccagaaaaatgcccttaatcctatcactcaggagttagagatctgtctggatttctgagttaaaggccacactggaaatagagccaagcagtggtgacacacacctttaatcccagtactgggaagcacacacacctttaatcccaggaagtgacagcagggcaGAGATGTATAGGTGTATAGGgcacgaggaaacaggaactaaagcagttcacatgagaccctttctgaagactcagaggtttcagtctgaggatttgtggagttggtgaggtaataggtggtggctgtggcttgctctgcttctctgatttttcagccttCACCTTGGTATCTGGctttggatttttattataagaccttttaagattcgtgttacaaggATGTTATTTCAACATAGTCAGGATAAGAGATtggcatataaaataatcattaaaaatatatgtatccaTGCTTAATAGAGGAAGCACTCAGTAGACCAAGGCCACCATGTGTAATTTAGCAACCTCTCCACAAGAAAAAAACTGAGGAAATACATCAGTTGTGAGTGCTTGCTTATTATGTGTTAATCCTTGGGGTAAAACCTGATTACTCAAAAAAATTCTAAGAAGGAATATAGACTAGGAGTGCTAACCTCATTTTACATTATATTAGCACAAGATCATTATAGACTTCCCATTTCATCAAAAGGTTGTATATTGTATCCTTTATGTAACTATAAatagtatttatatattcatgcatGTATCCTGATTTCCCAATGAAATGTTGTTACAAAACTATGATTAGAATGTTATGTATATGAACAGTGAAAAAACTTAAGCAAACATGGACAATAAAGGTCCAAGTGTATGTAATTAACCTTTATGTACAAACATGGATCTTATGGAAGCGAACCTATAGATGCCATGTAAAACTGCAGAGTAATCTAGACTTGTCTGGGGCAGAAACAACTTGTTCACCACACCTAAGGAGGGATTTTAGTTATGTCTATTAAAGGAGGGAAGGCAATGTTCAGTCCAGTTATAGAGATTTGTGAAgtgccatgaaattatttcatattaGTACTCTATAAGGAGAGTATATTTTTCATTCCATTTATAGAGCTTCATTTTTAACCACACTGAAGTCTTCTCTCAATGAAATGTTTCAAATGATTCTTAGCGAAATTATGATTACAGGATGGGGTCAAACCCATACCTTCACTTGTGCTAGTgagtactttaccactgagctgcataaACAGCATGctaatttccatttccatttactAATGGTGAAAATTTAATAAGGACCTTAATAattacatatacaaaaaaatcccaaagaataaaaaattgaaGAATTACTGTACTATTCATAACGAAAGATCTGAAAGATTGGTACAATGAACTCTGGGGAAGACCTACCCAACTTGGCCCCAaattctggccaccgggcaggttcccTTTTGGCCACACCGGGAAGTagccccttctccaagaccccaggcagaccctgcaatctccatgccctgcccccacgtccatctgcctgagaccccagccacttcctgagacttagagactgccCCTCAGCTCCCATTCTGCCCCGGACTTCActtctggacaaaagctcccttcctgccccagagttcccatttggacaagagagctcccttctggacaagagagagagacttcctgaatctgtcatctctgtctgaaccaagtgcgctgataagaccaagaatgaaccacaaggagatgggccgatgtcaaggcagaagtacatacaacaaaatgaagagcaaaacagcatcaccagaaactagcccgcctccaacatctagacctgaacgtCAAAAGTTGGAAGAAGCataagaaaacagccttatgaataacatcatgaagaaggtagaggcttgtgtagaggaaaagacaaaaaaatggaaagaacgcTTTAAACAACTAGagaaaagggcaaacaaattagaagaaaacaatgaagtcctggaagaaaacaataaagtactgaaagaaaatcatgaaaaagcaatgaaacaaataaaggaaacagtccaagacccgagggaaatagaaaaaatgaagaagacacaaacagagggaatgaaggaaatagaaaatctgagtaaattattaggaacttcagatgcaagtatagtcaacagaatgcaagagatggaagagaggatctctggtgttgaagatacagtagaagaaatagattcatcagtcaaagaaaacactaaagccaacaaagtcatgaaccaaaatgtccaagaaatttgggacaccgtgaaaagaccaaacctaagaataatagggatagaagaaggtgaagaataccaactcaaaggcacagaaaatataatcaacaaaatcatagaaaaaatctttcccaacttaaagaaggaaatgcctatgaagatacaagaagcctatagaacatgaaacagactagacccccaaaaaaagtcccctcaccacataataattaaacaaccaaatatacagaataaagaaagaatattaagagcagcaaaggaaaaaggccaagtgacctataaaggcaaacacatcagaataacacctgatttctcaatggagtctttgaaagccagaaggacctggacagatgtaatgcagacactaagagataatggatgtcagcccagactaatatacccagaaaaactttcaattatcatagacggaatgaacaagacattccaaggcAAAGCCagatataaaaaaattcttattcacaaacccagccctacagaaagcactagaaggaaaattccaaccgaaggaagtcagatacacccttgaaaacacaggcaatagataaagccacagcagtaaaccccaaagaagagaagtacacatactaccaccacaaaataacagggatgaacaatcactagtcattaatatcccttaatagcaatagacttaattcacctataaaaagacataggcttacagaatggatatgaaagcaggacccatctttctgctgcatacaagaaacacatctcgaattcaaaaacagacactacctaagagtaaaaggctgggaaaagactttccaatcaaatggtcataagaaacaagcaggtgtagctatCCTGATGTCCAGCAAAATAGActacaaactaaaatcaatcaaaagggaTAAataagggcattacatactcattacAGGAAagatccaacaagatgaagtttAAATTCTGAACagttatgccccaaacacaagggcatccacatatgtaaaagaaacattactaaagcttaaaccacacataaaaccctacacattaatagtgggagatctcaaaaccccactttcaccactggacagatctcccaaattgaaacttaacagagaaataaaggacttaactgatgtcatgacccaattggacctaatagatatctacagaacattccatcttaacaagaaagaatataccttcttctcagcaccccatggaactttctctaaaatcgaccacatacttggccacaaagcaaatctcaacagatacaaaacaattggaataaccttctgtgttctatcagaccaccatagtttaaagttagatttcagtaacaacaaaaactacagaaaacctacaatctcatggaaactgaataatgctcaactgaatcaccaatgggttaaggaagaaataaagaaagaaattaaagacttcctagagatcaatgaaaatgaagacaccacatacccaaacttattagacactatgaaagcagtgctaagagggaaattcatagcactaaatgcccacataaagaagttggagaaatctcacactagtgacttaacagcacacctgaaaactctagaataagaagaagcaaagtctcccaggaagaatagacatcaggaaattatcaaactcaaagaaaaacaccacatgatcatctccctagatgcagaaaaggcatttgacaaaatccaacaccccttcatgataaaagtcttggaaagatcaggaatacagggaacatacctaaacataataaaggcaatttacagcaagccaacagccaacatcaaattaaatggagagaaactcaaagaaattccactaaaattaggaatgagtcaaggctgtccactctccctatacttattcaatatagtacttgaagttctagccagagcaataagacaacataaggagattaaggggatacaaattggaaaggaagaagtcaagctttccctatttgcagatgacatgatagtatacttgagtgaccacAAAGATTCCACCAAAAAACTGATAaggcttataaacaccttcagcaacacagcaggatacaagatcaactcaaaaaaatcagtagccctcctatataaaatggacaaagaagctgagaaggaaatcagagatacatcaccctttacaatagccacaaatgacataaaataccttggggtaacactaaccaagcaagtgaaggacctatatgacaagaactttaagtccctgaaaaaagaaattgaagaagatctcagaaaatggaaagatctcccatgctcatggataggcaggaccaacatagtaaaaatggcaattttaccaaaagcaatctacagattcaatgcaatccccataaaataccaacacaattcttcacagacttggaaagaataatactcaacttcatatggaaaaacaaaaaacccaggatagctaaaagaatcctgtacaataaaacaacctctggaggtatcacgaTCCCTgccttcaagctctactatagagctacagtaataaaaacagcatggtattggcataaaaactgacatgtggaccaaggaaatcgaattgaagaccctgacattaacccacacacctatgaatacataatttttaacaaagaagtcTAAAgtgtgcaatggaaaaaagaaagtatcttcaacaaatggtgctggcataactggatatcaacatgtagaaggcagcaaatagatccatatctgtcaccatgcacaaaacttaagtccaagtggatcaaggacctcaacataaatccagctactctaaacctgctagaagagaaagtaggaagtagtcttaaatgcattggcataggagatcacttcctaaataaaacaccagtagcacagacactgagacaaacaatcaatcaatggaacctcttgaaactgagaagcttttgtagagcaaaggatacagtcaacaaggcaaagcgacagcctacagaatgggaaaagatcttcaccaaccccacatgtgacagaggaatgatattcagaatatataagaaactcaagaaattagacatcaaaatgaccaacagtccaattgagaaatggtctatagaactaaacagagaattctcaacagaggaaactcaaatggctgaaagacatttaaggaattgctcaacatccctaatcatcatggaaatgcaaatcaaaacaactctgtgataccaccttacgcctgtcagaatggctaagatcaaaaacactgaagatactttatactggagaggatgtggaactagggggaactctcctccactggtggtgggaatgcaagcttgtacaaccactttggaaaccaatatggcattttcttagaaaattgggaatcactctcccccaagatccagctataccactcttgggcatatacccaagaaatgctcaataataccacaagagcacttgctcagctatgttcatatcagcattgtttataatagtgaaaacctggaaacaacctcgatgcccttcaactgaagaatggataaataaattgtggcacatatacacaatggaatactactcatcagcaaaaaacaatgacacaatgaggtttgcaggcaaatggatggatctagaaaaaatcatcctgagtgaggtaacccagactcagaaagacaaatatgatatgtagtcactcataggaggatactagaggtgcaacaaggatgactggactgctattcacatcaccagggaggctacctggaaaacaggaccccaagaaagacatgaggatcacccaatgacagagaaatggctgagatctacatgaacaacctggacatgagtgggagtaatgaagggcaaaggtcgaaggaaagagagcctgtgggagcgggagatcccagttggatcaagaacagagagggagaacaaggaataggagaccatggtcaatgaagaccacatgagaaaaggaagaatcaaagttgtagagaggcccacagaaatccacaaagatgccccccacagcagactgctggcaatggtcgagagacagatggaactgacctactctggtgaagggatggccaaacaccctaatagttgtgccagaaaccccatccaaggactgaggaatctggatagagagatccacagctaggccccaagtggagctccgggagtctaattagctagaaagaggagggtgtatatgagagagaattgttgaaaccaaagttggataaagcacagggacaaatagccaaacgaatggaaacacatgaactatgaaccaaaggctgaggggcccccaactggatcaggccctctgaataggtgagacagttgattggtttgatctgtttgggaggcttctaggcagtggtactgggtcctgtgctcattgcatgagttggctgtttgaaacctggggcttatgcagggacgcttggctcagtctgggaggaggggactagacctgcctggactgagtctaccaggttgatcttagtactcaggggaggctttgtcctggagtaggtgggaatggggggtggtctgcggggaaggggaggggagcaggaggggggagaacaagggaatccgtggctgttatgtattactgaatggtattgtaaaataaaataaaaggaaaaaaaagaagaaggatatCCATCAAAATGGATGTTAGGTCAACAGATGTGAGTTGAAACAAAGAAGACATTACATAGTGAGAATCTTGCAATTCATTaggtttttacatttaaaaaagaaactattttaaagggAAGATGGTGGTTCGGGGGCATTTGTTCAGTGGCAGCTGTGGCAAAGAATGGGAATGTATATTACCGAGATACATTCTATACATGTATAagtatttcaaaacattttattttaatgtttagaatttcatacatgaatattttatttaaattatttgtacctcctttccttttttctatctctcaagttcatgacctTTTACTGTtcattgttacatacatacacaggcatatacatacacacacacctcaatgaATTCATTTATGGTGCTCTTATGTTAATGTATTTGTGGAAGAAGAACACTTAGGATAAACTATTAATTGcaatctctttatctctctctctctctctctctctctctctctctctctttctgtgtgtgtgtgtgtgtgtgtttctctctatgtctccctctgtctccctctcttgcTCTTTCACTTGCTCACTCTCATTTACCTCATATAAGGttatttaaattttgctttatatatttaagtCCTGTAAGAAGTGttttcatgaagaaaataagTATCAAATGATAGGGAGAATGCCTACCCAACATCTGTGTAATAGAATAGTAGTCTGAAATTTCCCCCCAAATATAACTACCCCATGATCCCCAATACTGCACTATCACTGGCTTCTCCTTTAGGACTCCTCTTCTACCCAGTCTTTGGGACTTCCATCAAAATAATCAATATGGGTTGCACAGAGCTTATCATAGAGAGTTTCAAGcataaacaagaaaattaattcaTTCGAAGGAGAGTGCATAGAACAGAAGATTTTCGggttaataaaataaaccagactcagaagaataaacacAGGTTTTCTGTTCTGTAGGACCCAAAAACACAAGAGGAAGAGGTCTAGTGTGACCTAGAAGATGGGAAAAAATGCAATAGGGATGAATGTTAGCAAATTACAATGATGTCCATATATGGAAATGACAAACTTATTATTTGTAAgctaaataaaagtaataaaatgaaatatgagttACTATGAATAAATTATCACTGTGTAATGTGAAAACCTTTGAAACAGATACATCTTCACTATGAACTATTTATAAAAAGACA encodes:
- the LOC114688083 gene encoding olfactory receptor 8B3-like, whose product is MASVNLSLVTEFILVGLTDQPELQMPLFFLFLAMYLITALGNLCLIILTVLNSHLHTPMYFFLFNLSFIDLCYCSVFTPQMLVNFILRKNTISYVKCMTQVYFFCFFAISECYVLTSMAYDRYMAICNPLLYNVVMSPKLCLNLMLGSYFIAFSDAVAHTACMLRLTFCDASTINHYFCDIPPLLQLSCTSMYVNELVIFIVVSINIIVPTSTVFISYGFILSSIFRISSSEGRSKAFGTCSSHIFAVSLFFGSGAFVYFKPPSAGSMTEGKISSVFYTNVVPMLNPLIYSLRNRDIKFALMKSLNKKNF